Part of the Polycladomyces zharkentensis genome, ACCACTTATCAGGAGTTTCAGGTCCAGTTGAAACCCGGCGATGCGATTATTCTGTTTTCTGACGGAGTGACGGAATGTCGCATTGACGGGCAATTTTTAGGGAGAAAACGATTCAAAGAAATTATTTTAAAATATTTGGATAAGCCGGCTCAAGAAGCGGTAGAATCGATTTATCAGCATATTTACGAACTGGCTAAGTACAAGCTGAAGGACGACCAGACCATCCTGTTGATCCGCCCCAAACCTGTATCAGATGGATAAAAGAGGTGTTTCGATCTTTCGGAGAACGGGTACTTTAGTAGCGGAGGTTGAAGCGAATGAACGTATCCATCAAAGAACGGCAGGATTCCGACAGTATGACGACATTGGAAATAACAGGCGAGATCGACGCCTTTACGGCCCCTCAACTGAAAGAAAAGCTGATGCCGCTTTGTCGTGACAGCCGTGTGGTGTATTTGGACTTATCGCAAGTGGATTATATCGACAGTACGGGATTGGGTGTCCTGATCGGTGCGTACAAGTCCTTGCGGGCTGCGTCGGGACGTCTCGTTATCACGGGGGGCAATCCGCGTTTGGAACGGTTGTTCCGGATCACCGGCTTGAATGAGATCATCGAGATTGAAGGGACGCAGGAGGACGAATGATCATGAAAGATCAACCGAGGGACCTGATCGAGCTGACCATTCCGGCCAAAGCCGATTACGTGGGCGTAGTGCGTTTGGCTATTTCCGGAATCGCCACCCGTATGGGTTTCTCATATGATGACATTGAAGACTTGAAACTGGCGGTGGCGGAAGCGTGCACCAACGCAGTCCATCACGCGTATCGGGGAGAAGGCGGAGAAATCTCCATCTGTTGCAATCTGTACGTCGACCGTCTGGAAATTGAAATCATCGACCAAGGATGCAGCTTTGACGTATCGGCCGTCGAAGCCCAAGCGGGTCCGATCAACGGGCGGATCCCCTATCACGCCTTGCGCGAGCGAGGTTTGGGTCTCTATTTGATGAAGTCGCTGATGGATCGCGTGGAGATCAAAGGCGACAACGGTGTGGTGGTGACGTTGACGAAGTACATCAGGAGGGACGAGGTGGAACCAGATGTCGACTCGCCCACAGAAACCCGATCTCACTGACGCAGAGGTGTTGGAGAAGATTCGTCAGTACCAGGAGAACGGTGACAGTGCCGTTCAGGAAGAATTGGTCACCCATTACACGGAGCTGGTGGAGACCTTGGCGTCCAAATTCGCCCGGGGAAGTGAACCTTACGAAGACCTCGTGCAAGTGGGGATGATTGGCCTCTTGGCTGCATTGAAGCGGTATGATCCCGCCTATGGCAGGAGTTTTGAGGGATTTGCCGTGCCCACGATCGTCGGAGAAATCAAACGGTACATCCGTGACAAAACGTGGAGCGTGCATGTGCCGCGCCGCATCAAAGAGCTGGGACCGCGCATCAAAAAAGCAGTGGAAGAGCTGACTTCAAAACTGCATCGATCTCCGCAAATCGAGGAAATCGCTCAATATCTCAACGTCACTCCCGAGGAAGTATTGGAAACGATGGAGATGGGACGCAGTTACAACGCCATTTCCGTCGACACTCCGATCGAGGCGAGCAATGACGGCTCCCAGGTGACGCTGTTGGACATCGTGGGAGACGAAGATGAAGGTTATGAGCATGTGGACCAGCGCATGCTGTTGGAGAAAGCGTTACAGGTATTGACTGATCGCGAGCGGGAAATCATCCGTATGACATTTTACGAAAATATGAGCCAGAAACAGGCTGGAGAACGGCTTGGCATTTCCCAGATGCACGTATCCCGTCTTCAGCGGCGAGCCTTGCGGAAACTAAGAGAATCGCTGCGGCTGGAACCTTCGGAATGCATGTGAGCGAACCTGCGATATCCTGATTTTGCCAACGTCGGGCACCTCGTTGGTTTTTTGTCATGCCTCGCGAAACTTCCTCCTCTGATTCCCCATCTGTGGTTCCCTCCGATGCGTAATGGTACTACCTCTCGAACGCCGAAGGTGATGCGTTTGTCACGATCCGTTCATTTGCGTCCCCGAGTATGGCGGAGTATCATGGTGGAGTCGAAGATTTTTCTGACTACGGGAGGCGATTATGCAGGTTCAAGAGATGTTCCGTCTGATTGCTGAAGAGTTGGGCATTCAGGCCAAACAAGTGCAGGCCGGCGTTGAGTTGATGGAGGAAGGCAACACCATTCCCTTCATCGCCCGTTACCGAAAAGAGCGAACGGGTGAGCTGGACGAGGAACAGTTGCGTGCGATCGCAGATCGTTATCAATATCTCGTTCAGTTGAATCAACGCAAAGAAGAAGTCATCCGGCTGATCGACGAACAGGGCAAGTTGACGGACGAATTGAAAGCGCGTATTCTGCAGGCGGTCAAGTTGCAGGAAGTGGAAGACTTGTATCGACCGTTCCGCCCCAAACGGAAAACACGTGCCTCCGTGGCCAAAGAGCGCGGTTTGGAACCGTTGGCCGAGGCGATGCTGCAGGCGAAAAGCGAAGCGGAAATAACCGCTTTGGCCCCGCAGTTTGTCAATGAGGAAAAAGAGGTGAAAACGCCGGAAGAGGCGCTGGCCGGGGCGATGGACATTATCGCTGAAGCGTTGTCCGATGACGCCGAGGTGCGCAAATGGGTGCGGGAGTACACCTGGAAACACGGGGTGCTGGTCTCCTCGGCCAAAGATCCGGACGTGCGAAGCGTCTATGAAATGTATTACGATTATCGTGAACCTGTACATAAAATGCCTTCCCACCGCATTTTGGCGGTGAACCGCGGCGAACGCGAGGAAATCCTGCGCGTGCAGGTGGAAGTGGAAGATGGCCCGATCCTGGAACGGTTGTACCGGTGGTTTCCCGTTCCGCCGCACGACTATCTGCGTCAGGCGGCGGAAGATGCATACAAACGGCTGATCGCCCCGTCGATCGAGCGCGAAATTCGCTCGGCCATGACGGAAAAAGCGGAGGAACAGGCGATTCATATCTTTTCGGAAAATCTGCGACACCTGTTGTTGCAACCGCCGGTGCGCGGCAAAACCGTACTGGGTGTTGATCCCGCTTACCGCACGGGTTGCAAGCTGGCCGTGGTGGACGATACAGGAAAATTGCTTCATGTCGGCGTGGTCTACCCCACCCCGCCGCAGAACAAAGTGGCGGAAGCCAAAGCCACCGTCAAGCGGATCGTGGAAGACTACGGCGTCGATTTGATCGCCATCGGAAACGGGACGGCATCCCGGGAGACGGAAGCGTTTGTCGCGGAGCTGATCCGTGAGATGGACCGGGAATTGTACTACGTGATCGTCAATGAAGCCGGAGCCAGCGTCTATTCCGCATCCAAACTGGCACGGGAGGAGTTTCCCGACTTGGACGCGGCACAGCGGAGCGCCGTTTCGATCGCCCGCCGTTTGCAGGACCCGTTGGCGGAATTGGTGAAAATCGAGCCCAAAGCCGTCGGTGTGGGGCAGTACCAGCATGATGTGTCTCAAAAACGGTTGGCGGAAAGCTTGACTGCCGTAGTGGAATCGGCAGTGAACCACGTGGGTGTGGATGTCAACACCGCATCCGTTTCCCTGTTGCAGTATGTATCGGGCATCAGTGCAGCGGTGGCCAAAAACATTGTGAAAAGGCGCGAAGAACAAGGGCGCTACCGCAATCGGGAAGAGCTGAAGGAAGTTCCCCGTCTGGGTGCCAAAACGTTTGAGCAGTGTATCGGCTTTTTGCGTATTCCCGATGGTGAAAACCCGTTGGACCGCACGCCCATCCACCCCGAATCGTATCCGGTGGTGGAACGGCTGTTGGCGGTGTTGGACAGCCAACCGGAAGAGATCGGAACCGAGTCGCTCAACCAAAAGTTGCGACAGGTTGATGTGGAGGCGACGGCCGAACGTCTGGATTGCGGCGTCCCCACTCTACGTGACATCATCTCCGCTTTGCTCCGTCCCGGACGGGACCCGCGCGATGAACTGCCGGCCCCGATTTTCCGCTCTGACGTATTGAAGCCGGAGGATTTGAAACCGGGGATGCAACTGAAAGGCACCGTGCGCAATGTGGTCGATTTCGGCGTGTTTGTGGATATCGGATTGAAAAACGACGGATTGGTGCACATCTCCAAAATGAGTGAACGGTATGTGCGTCACCCGATGGATCTTGTCTCGGTGGGAGACATTGTTGACGTTTGGGTGCTGAAGGTGGACCTGGAACGGGAACGCGTCGGTCTCAGCATGATCCCGGTATCGGCGGAAGAAACGGAGTGATTTCGCCTCACGGGATTTGGTCACTCTCTTTCAGGGCCGGTCCGAATTTCCCGCCGAGTGCGTGAAATGGAGACGGGGAAATTGAGGGTGCGTTTTGATCAACGACGGGGGCTTGTCCCCCGTTATGGCAATAAAAAAAGCCCTGTTGCGGGCTTGATTTCGATTAATCAACATAAGTGAATCGAATGTTGCGCTTATATTCCAGGTACAGACGGATGGCACCAATAATCGCCATGATCAAGGAAGCGATGGCTGAGATGAGTGTAGCAAGTGCCGCTGCCTGTTGCATGGCCTTTACACCCCCTGGTTAAAAATCACCTTCACTATAATAGCAAAGGCACCAGAAGGCATCCATAGAAAATATACCCATATCATGAACAGGCATCCATGAAAAACGGACAGGCATCCCCATATTGGTCGACGAACCGTTTCCTTGCATGTTCATAACCATTTTCGGAGGCGGGAAAAGGAGATCCATCCGAGCAAATTGATCCGGTTCGCTTTCCCTTTTTCTTTGATGGCGTGATATACGCGGCCCAGGAATTCCTCCCATTGGCGACCAAGCGCTTCTTGGCTCTGCTTGATTCGTTTGTATTCCTCGATGCTCAAATCCAAAGCCTGTTCGATATGGGAATAAGCTTGGGACAGATGGTGGTCGATGTTGTCCCGGTTGTTCACGGCGGTTCCTCCTTTTCGATGTTACGGAAGCATATCCAGTTCCCGGTTCAACCGTTTTTTCATTCGCTCAAACTGAGCTTCCGCAATGAAGTCTTCCATCTCTTCTTTCATCCTGTTCCATACATAGTTTCCTCGTTGCCGCATTGGCTGACTTACTTGCTTTGCAATAGGGAGAATCGCCGGAACGGCCAGGATCAGAGCTGTTCCGACAATCCATTTGTCCATTGATTTCCATATCATGCTGTTGTCCCTCCCAGTCTGGGTGTTGTCCGGTTGGTCATTGGACGGTCTTTGCCGGATAACATCGCGATCAATGGTTCCGAGACTTTCGATACC contains:
- a CDS encoding STAS domain-containing protein, coding for MNVSIKERQDSDSMTTLEITGEIDAFTAPQLKEKLMPLCRDSRVVYLDLSQVDYIDSTGLGVLIGAYKSLRAASGRLVITGGNPRLERLFRITGLNEIIEIEGTQEDE
- the rsbW gene encoding anti-sigma B factor RsbW — encoded protein: MKDQPRDLIELTIPAKADYVGVVRLAISGIATRMGFSYDDIEDLKLAVAEACTNAVHHAYRGEGGEISICCNLYVDRLEIEIIDQGCSFDVSAVEAQAGPINGRIPYHALRERGLGLYLMKSLMDRVEIKGDNGVVVTLTKYIRRDEVEPDVDSPTETRSH
- the sigB gene encoding RNA polymerase sigma factor SigB — its product is MSTRPQKPDLTDAEVLEKIRQYQENGDSAVQEELVTHYTELVETLASKFARGSEPYEDLVQVGMIGLLAALKRYDPAYGRSFEGFAVPTIVGEIKRYIRDKTWSVHVPRRIKELGPRIKKAVEELTSKLHRSPQIEEIAQYLNVTPEEVLETMEMGRSYNAISVDTPIEASNDGSQVTLLDIVGDEDEGYEHVDQRMLLEKALQVLTDREREIIRMTFYENMSQKQAGERLGISQMHVSRLQRRALRKLRESLRLEPSECM
- a CDS encoding Tex family protein, encoding MQVQEMFRLIAEELGIQAKQVQAGVELMEEGNTIPFIARYRKERTGELDEEQLRAIADRYQYLVQLNQRKEEVIRLIDEQGKLTDELKARILQAVKLQEVEDLYRPFRPKRKTRASVAKERGLEPLAEAMLQAKSEAEITALAPQFVNEEKEVKTPEEALAGAMDIIAEALSDDAEVRKWVREYTWKHGVLVSSAKDPDVRSVYEMYYDYREPVHKMPSHRILAVNRGEREEILRVQVEVEDGPILERLYRWFPVPPHDYLRQAAEDAYKRLIAPSIEREIRSAMTEKAEEQAIHIFSENLRHLLLQPPVRGKTVLGVDPAYRTGCKLAVVDDTGKLLHVGVVYPTPPQNKVAEAKATVKRIVEDYGVDLIAIGNGTASRETEAFVAELIREMDRELYYVIVNEAGASVYSASKLAREEFPDLDAAQRSAVSIARRLQDPLAELVKIEPKAVGVGQYQHDVSQKRLAESLTAVVESAVNHVGVDVNTASVSLLQYVSGISAAVAKNIVKRREEQGRYRNREELKEVPRLGAKTFEQCIGFLRIPDGENPLDRTPIHPESYPVVERLLAVLDSQPEEIGTESLNQKLRQVDVEATAERLDCGVPTLRDIISALLRPGRDPRDELPAPIFRSDVLKPEDLKPGMQLKGTVRNVVDFGVFVDIGLKNDGLVHISKMSERYVRHPMDLVSVGDIVDVWVLKVDLERERVGLSMIPVSAEETE
- a CDS encoding DUF5132 domain-containing protein — its product is MIWKSMDKWIVGTALILAVPAILPIAKQVSQPMRQRGNYVWNRMKEEMEDFIAEAQFERMKKRLNRELDMLP